A single Pedobacter sp. PACM 27299 DNA region contains:
- the rlmH gene encoding 23S rRNA (pseudouridine(1915)-N(3))-methyltransferase RlmH, whose amino-acid sequence MKITLLVVGKTEDKYLIEGIDKYLKRLKHYINFNLVVIPDVKNTKNLTEAQQKSKEAELILKQISNQDTVILMDEKGKKYTSILFSNYLNKQMIGSVQHLIFIIGGPYGFDESVYQRANGSMSLSDMTFSHQMVRLFFVEQLYRAFSILKGEPYHHE is encoded by the coding sequence ATGAAAATTACATTATTGGTTGTAGGAAAAACCGAAGATAAATACCTGATTGAGGGGATTGACAAATATTTGAAAAGGTTGAAACACTATATCAACTTCAACCTGGTGGTGATTCCTGATGTAAAAAACACGAAAAACCTGACTGAAGCACAGCAGAAAAGCAAAGAAGCAGAACTGATTTTAAAACAGATCAGTAATCAGGATACGGTCATTCTGATGGATGAGAAAGGGAAGAAATATACTTCGATATTATTCTCCAATTACCTGAATAAACAGATGATTGGCAGTGTGCAACACTTAATTTTCATCATTGGTGGTCCTTATGGCTTTGATGAAAGTGTGTACCAACGTGCCAATGGCAGTATGTCTTTATCAGACATGACGTTTTCTCACCAGATGGTGCGCCTGTTCTTTGTTGAGCAGCTTTACCGCGCTTTTAGTATTTTAAAGGGAGAACCTTATCACCACGAATAA
- a CDS encoding DUF5606 family protein, with product MNLRGIVAVSGRPGLFKLVGQNKGGYVLESLDAQKVKIVANITTTKLASLEDITVYGEDDDLKLLDVFANIVAAKGNVPDAKADAKDLKAFFLEVAPGHDQEKVYTSDMKKIVSWYHLLKELPLFSEAAPEAVVDQDGVKIEDKSDKKVKASPKPSNTKAPSKAAQPAKKASMTSKKGV from the coding sequence ATGAATTTAAGAGGAATCGTTGCAGTATCTGGAAGACCAGGTCTATTTAAACTGGTAGGACAAAATAAAGGCGGATACGTTTTAGAAAGTCTGGATGCACAGAAAGTTAAAATTGTAGCGAACATTACTACAACTAAACTAGCGTCATTAGAAGACATTACCGTATACGGCGAAGATGACGATTTGAAGTTATTAGATGTTTTTGCAAATATCGTTGCCGCTAAAGGAAATGTTCCAGATGCAAAAGCAGATGCAAAAGATTTAAAAGCATTCTTTTTAGAAGTTGCTCCAGGTCATGACCAGGAGAAAGTTTATACTTCTGACATGAAGAAAATTGTTTCTTGGTACCATTTGTTAAAGGAATTGCCACTTTTCAGTGAAGCAGCTCCTGAAGCAGTTGTAGACCAGGATGGTGTTAAAATTGAAGATAAATCGGACAAGAAAGTGAAAGCAAGCCCGAAACCATCTAATACAAAAGCACCAAGTAAAGCAGCTCAGCCAGCTAAAAAAGCGAGCATGACTAGCAAAAAAGGCGTTTAG
- a CDS encoding peptidylprolyl isomerase, translating to MSKAIIKTDKGNMTVQFYDQDAPNAVANFKKLASEGFYDGVTFHRVIPNFVIQGGCPNSKDPSKAHLAGTGGPGYKIDCELTGENQYHDRGVLSMAHAGRNTGGSQFFVCHSRDNTAHLDRVHTCFGKVIENVDIVDDIKQGDKIIGIEVIED from the coding sequence ATGAGCAAAGCAATAATAAAAACAGATAAAGGTAACATGACTGTTCAGTTTTATGATCAGGATGCACCGAATGCCGTTGCTAACTTTAAGAAATTAGCTTCAGAAGGATTCTATGATGGCGTTACTTTTCACAGGGTAATTCCTAATTTCGTGATTCAAGGTGGTTGTCCAAACTCTAAAGACCCGTCTAAAGCACATTTAGCAGGTACTGGTGGCCCAGGTTACAAAATTGATTGTGAGTTAACTGGCGAAAATCAATACCATGATCGTGGTGTATTATCTATGGCACACGCTGGAAGAAATACTGGAGGTTCTCAATTCTTCGTATGTCACAGCAGAGACAATACTGCTCATTTAGACAGAGTACATACTTGTTTCGGAAAAGTAATAGAAAATGTTGATATTGTTGACGATATCAAACAAGGAGATAAGATTATAGGGATAGAAGTAATTGAAGACTAG